The Leptotrichia sp. OH3620_COT-345 genomic sequence CATATTTCAGAATTCTATGGGAAGCAACGAATAAAAACAGAAATTGTAAAGGATAAAGGCTGAAATGAAATAGAAAAATGTAAACTAAAAATGAAAAGCAGTGAATAAATGGGAATATTACAAAGGAAATAATTTTAATAAAACTAAAGAGTATAAAAAATAAAAAAACGGCAAAATGAAAAAAGAACACATAAAAAATGGAAAAATATAGAAATAAATTTTACAATATTATAGATAATAAAAGTAGAGGTAAGATAATGACTAAAAGAAGAATTTTAATATTATTAACAGTAATTTTACTTTTAAATTCATGTGTAGCTGTGGTTGCAGGAGCTGCAGGAGGTGCAGTAGGCTATTATTGCGGAACTACATCAAAATGTGATGGAAAATAAAAATATAATTTAGTATTTATTTTCATCTCAAAAAATGATAAAATAACGAAGGTTTCGGAGTCAATCGCCTGATTTATTTTAGGAGGAAAGTCCGGACTTCATAGGGTAAAAGAGGCAGCTAACGGCTGCTGGGAGAAATCCTAAGGAAAGTGCCACAGAAATAAACCGCTCGTAATGAGTAAGGGTGAAAAGGCGGTGTAAGAGACCCCCGGTAATTTAAGAAATTAAGTTAGCCAAGGTAAACCCCTCTTGAAGCAAGAATAAATAGAAAGCAGTATAGAAGCGACCCGTTTCTGCTTATAGGGTAATTCGCTGAAATCGTGAAGTGATTCACGGTTTAGATAAATGATTGATAAAAACAGAATCCGGCTTATCCCGAAACCTTTTTAAATTAACTGTTCTAAATAAATTTATATTTATTTAAAAACAGTTTTTTTATATCTCCAGATTTTGATTATATAATATTTTACGAGAGTCAAAAGGAAATAAAAAAGAATATTAAAAAATAAATTTATTGTATTATGTTTTTATAATGAATATTAAAAAAATTAATTTAATTGATAATACTTATCATATATTTGAAAATAGAATTGATAAAGGATAGAAATATCGTCGAAATAAAATTTACAATTTAAATTATTTAGTAGAAAAAATCAGCTAAAAATGTTACAATTACAATAAATAAATTAAATTAAGAGGCGAATATGGAAAAAACTTCAAAAAACAGTAGCCCGGAATATAATAAAATACTAAACAAAGTCAAAAAAGTAAAAATAATAAAGAATAAATTTGTGAAGGAAGAGTTGTTGACAGAGTTTTATATTTACATGAAAAAGAATAAAATAATAGAAGTTGTAGACGTGAAAAACGCAGATTTGATAGTATCTTTTGGAGGTGACGGAACTATTCTCATTGCAGCTAAAGAAACAATAAAAAAAGATATTCCCATATTAGCTGTAAATATGGGAACAGTAGGGTATATGGCAGAAATAAAACCTGAAAATGCTGTGGAAATGCTTGAAAAATATGAAAGAAGTCAATGCATAATTGATGAAAGGGCATTTCTTGAGATAGAATACAACGATAATATTTTTTACGCACTAAACGAACTGTTAATAATAAAAGGAGGCCTTGTTTCACATTTAATCAATGTGGAAGTATATTCAAATAGTATTTTGGTAAATAAATATCGAGCAGATGGTGTTATAGTAGCAACGCCTACAGGTTCTACAGCATATTCACTTTCAGCCGGAGGCTCAATAGTACATCCAAGCCTGAATGCAGTGTCTATCACACCTCTGCTTCCTCAAAGTCTTACCGCAAGACCGATTATAGTCGATGGAAAAGATAAATTGAGCTTTAAAGTATACACGAGGGATAATGATGCACATTTGAATATAGATGGAAGCCAATGTTTTCATATAAAACCTTCAGATAAGATAAATGCCGTTTTATCTCAAAAAAGGGTAAAAATTATAAGAACTGAAAATAGCGATTATTACAATATATTGAGGGAAAAATTGAAGTGGGGGAAAACCCTTTAAAACAAAGTGGGATTAATAGAAAAGGTGAGAGGAAAATGCTAAGAGAATTAAGACTGAATAATTTAGCAATAATAAAGAATCTTGATTTGGAATTCAACGAAAATTTAATAGCTCTTACAGGAGAAACCGGAGCCGGAAAGTCAATTATATTAGATGGAATTTCTTTGCTTATAGGTGAAAGAAATCAGGCAGATATGATAAGGACAGGGGAAGAGAGCCTTCTAGCAGAGGGAGTTTTTGATTTGAACCAAAATCAAATAAAAAGGCTGAATAGGCTTGGATTTGACATAGAAGATAACGAACTTATAATTTCAAGATATTTTGATAGAAATTCAAAATCAAAAGTAATTGTAAACGGAATAAGAATGACAGTTTCAAAGTTGAAAGAACTTATGGGGAATATTCTTGATTTAGTAGGGCAGCATGAGCATCAGTTTCTTTTAAATAAAAATTTTCATATGAATTTGCTTGACAAATTTTTAGGGAAAGAAGGTATAGAGCTAGCAAAAAAAATGAAAGAAAATGTTTCTGATTTAAAAAAACTGAAAAATAAAATAGAAGAAATTGAAACGGAAAAAGAAAAAATAAGTGAAAAAAAAGATATACTGGAATTTCAGTTTAATGAAATCAATAATCTTAATTTAAAGGTAAATGAGGATAATGAGTTAGAAGCCGAATATAAAGTACTATTCAATGCAGGAAAAATAGGTGAGAAATTGGAAGACTCTCTACAAAGGCTGAAAGAAGGGGAGTATTCGATTTTAAATTCTTTGGGAAAAATAAAGAAAAATTTTGAACAGCTTTCAAGTATATCAGAAACATATACTGAACTGAAAGAAAAAGTTGAAAGTATTATATATGATGTAGAAGATATTTCTTATACTATTGAAGATTTTACAAGGGAAACACAAACGGATGATGCAAGATTGGAAAAAGTTGTTGAAAGAATAGATCGGATTAATAAACTCAAGCTGAAATACGGAGCCACAATAGAAGAAATACTTACCTATAAAGATAATATTGCAAAAAAGCTGTCACTTATAAATTTTGAAAATGATGAACTTGAACAACTTAAAAAAGAAAAAAAGGAAAAAACACAGGAATACTTTGTATACAGCGGAAAATTGAGCGGATTGAGAAAAAATATAGCTGAGAAACTTGAAGATACTATAAATAAACAGCTGAAAGATTTAAATATGGAAAATGCACAGTTTAAAGTGACTTTTTCTGAAAAAAGAGTTATAAGCTCCAGAGGGACTGATGATGTGGAATTTATGATGACTACAAATCCGGGGGAAAGTTTTAAATCACTTTCAAAAATTGCTTCAGGAGGTGAAGTTTCACGAATAATGCTTGCGTTAAAAACTGTATTTTCAACTGTTGATAATATATCAGTTCTGATATTTGATGAAATAGATACAGGAATTTCAGGAGAAACAGTAAGAAAAGTAGCTGAAAAACTGAAAGAACTTTCCAAAAATGTACAGGTAATATGTGTTACACATTCACCTCAAATTGCCGCAAAGGCAAATCAACAGTTTTTCATAAAAAAACAAATTGAAAATAATTTGACCGAAACGAAAGTCTATGAATTGAATACGGAAGAACGTATAAAGGAAATAGCAAGAATAATATCAGGGGATAATATAACCGAGACTTCTATTAATCATGCCAAAGAGATTATGGAGCTGTAATGAAAAATAATAATAAAATAATTATTGATGAAATGAAAATAAAACAGGAAAAGGAAACTAAAAGGGAAAATAGAGTTGAACGCCGAAATAGTTTACTTATAAAGGAATTTTTAGATTATTTATACTTTGAAAAGGGAAGCTCTAAGAATACAGTTGCAGGATACGAAAGAGATTTGAAACTTTTTTTTTCCTATGTAGAAAAAACCGCTACAGATATAAAAGAAGATGACATTTACAAATATATAGAAGAAATCGGAAAAGAGCTAAAAAGAAATTCAGTTCTTAGAAAAATAGCTTCAATCAGGACATTTTATAAATTTTGTTACTTGAATAAAATAATGAGAGAAGATCCGGCGGGAATGATAAAAAGTCTTAAAAGGGAAAAAAGGCTTCCTGAAGTTTTAAGTTTAAAAGAAGTAAAAATGATAATAGATAATTTTAATCATACCGCTGAAGGAATAAGGGATCGGCTTATTATAAAGTTTTTAATAGCGACAGGAGCAAGAATTTCCGAAATACTCAATCTTGAAATAAAAGATGTGGAAAATCAAGGGTATGAATTTATAAAAGTTCTTGGAAAAGGTTCAAAATATAGGATAATTCCTATCTATGACAATCTGGAAAAAGAAATAAAGGATTATCTTCTTAATTACAGACCGAAATTGAAAAATATAGAAAAAAATTTTAAACTTTTTCCTAATATAAGAAGGGAAAATTTCTGGAAGAGATTAAAAAAAGCTTCTAAAAATGCAGGAATAGAAAAAAATGTATATCCACATATATTTAGACATTCGGTAGCGACAGTTCTTTTAAGTAACGGAGCTGATATAAGGATTGTTCAGGAAATTTTAGGACATTCAAATATAAGTACGACTGAAATTTATACTCATGTGGAGAAATCTGCTCTAAAAGAAATTTACAATAAAATCAAAATTGGAGACAAGTAGTTGAATTACTTTACTGAATAATAAACAGGAGGAGAAATGGCAGTAGAAAAAAAACAGGAAAATAAAAAGAACATAATGCCGTTAATACTTATATTACTATGGGGATGTGTTTTTTTACTTATGAAATCCAATATAATTAAAATATATGTAGGGACTTTTATACTGACTTTACTGTATATATATCTGAATTTCAATTTAATAAATATTTATTTTTTAAGTAAAAGAACTACATTTAAAATATATGTCTTTATGCTTCTTGATTTAATTTATTTTTTGAGAGGTTCGTTTAATTTGTTTTCCATTATGATATATTTAATATCAATGACAGTTTTAGTATTTCTTATAATGAAAGATGAAGGAAAAAACGAATTGTCAAAGATATATCAATTTGCAGGCTTTTATACAGTGCTTAAAGTAATATTTATTTTAATGCTTGTATTTTTGTAGTATTTATGGACAATTTTATCCTGACGGAAAAAATTCAAGTAAAGGAGAATTCAAAAAAGTATTTGAAAATTTTACGTTTTATGATAAAATTTCTATTATGGACGGAGAAAAAATGAAAAGTGACAATAATGAAGCAAATGTCGAACTTATTAAGCATATTGAAAAATTTAAAGATAGAGTAAGAGAAGTTAAACTTGAGAAAAATGTGTTTTTAGGTGAATATAAAGAGAGAGTACTTGGGGCACTGACAAGAGAACAGGTAAAAGAAAAAGGAATATATCCTGAAATAGAGAAAATTTTAGAAAATAAAGAAGCTGAAAAAATGATAATTTCCAGAGAAATAGATTTTAATGATATAAAAAAATATATAAGCCTGGCTAAAAAAAAGAATATTTCTTATAAAATGATAGACGGATTACTTTATACGGGAGAAATAGGGTTAGTTATTGCATCAAGTGATGCTTTAAGTAAACCTCTTGAAAATCCTGTTATTAAAACAAAAAAAGAAAAATTTGAAGAAAAGAAATTATCGGAAATTTACTATCAGTCAATGGGAAGTAAAATATGCGATTTTCATAAAGAAATAATTGATAAAGAACTTCCCGAATATAAACATGGTTATGAAAAAATAGGAATTATGGACAGCCTTTTTGGGACAAAATGTCCAATTTGTGAAAAATTAGGAGGAAAAAAACGTGGTTGACGGATTTAAAATTAAAGGAAAAACACCATTAAACGGCATAATAAAAGTAAGTGGAGCTAAAAATGCAGCTCTTCCCATAATAATAGCAACACTTGTAGCTAAAGGAGAATATACTTTAAAAAATGTACCTAATCTGAGAGATATAAGAATATTGATGAAACTGCTTGAAGATTTGGGAATGGAAACTGAAAAAATAGACGATACTACATATAAAATAACAAACAGTGGATTTAAAAGAAATGAAGCAAGTTATGAAATAGTAAAACAGATGAGAGCTTCTTTTTTAGTTATGGGACCTATGATTGCAAATCTTGAAGAATCTGTAGTTTCCCTTCCGGGAGGATGTGCAATAGGTTCGAGACCTGTAGATCTGCACTTAAAAGGGTTTGAAGCATTAGGAGCTGAAATAACGAGAGTCCATGGATATATTCACGCCAAATCGGATAAATTAAAAGGAGCTGTAATACCGTTAGGATTCCCCAGTGTAGGGGCCACACAAAATCTTATGATGGCAGCTGTAAAAATTCCGGGAAAAACTATCATATCCAATGCTGCAAGAGAGCCGGAAATTGTGGACTTGGGGAATTTTCTTATTAAAATGGGAGCAAAAATAACAGGACTTGGAACAACGAATATTGAAATTGAAGGAGTAGAAGAACTACATGCAGTGGAGTATTCTATAATGCCTGATAGAATTGAAGCAGGAACTTATGTTATTGCTTCACTTATTACCGAAGGAGACTTAAAAATTGAAAATATAAATCTGGAAGATTTAGGAGTATTCAAATCTGAATTGGAAGCAATGGGAGTTGAATTTCAATATAACGGAAACACTTTAACTGTAATAGGAAATCTTAAGGAACTTAAACCTTCTAAAATAAGAACAATGCCTCATCCCGGATTTCCTACTGACATGCAGCCTCAGATGATGTTACTACAGACATTGATAAACGGAGCAAGTTCAATGGAAGAAACGGTATTTGAAAATAGATTTATGCATGTTCCTGAATTTAACAGAATGGGAGCGGATATTTCCATAAGACATGGAGTAGCTATGATAAACGGGGGAGTACCTTTAACAGGAGCTGAAGTAATGTCGTCAGATTTAAGAGCGGGGGCTGCACTTGTGCTGGCAGGACTAGTTGCAGATGGAGAAACGGTGGTAAACAGAGTCTATCATATTGATCGTGGATATGATAAGCTTGAGGAGAAACTCAATGCCGTAGGTGCCGAGATTAAAAGGGTTAAGCTTGAGATATAATTTCAAAATTTATTTTGATAATCATTTGATATAGAAAATCAATAATTTTAGATAATGAAGGAATGATTTTCATATTTTATAGATTCCAAATATCCGGTATTTTTACAATTTTAATGGTGTGTAAATCTAAAATATAAGATTTATTACATTAGAAAGAGATCTCGGAGATTTTTCAAGCTTAAACAAATAGTAAAAAAACTTGAAAATAAAGATGTCGGAGTAAAGAGATTTACTCCGGATAAAAAATTACGGATGGATAATCAAATAATTTGATATAAACGGATTGTCATGTTTATAATATATATAAGTATATAAAAAAGAGTGAATAATCCTGTTATATTTGGTAGTAATTACAATATGGAACCTGTATGAAATAAATTTTTACAAAGAAAAATAATAATTTTATTTGTAAGATCTTATAAAAAATATCCAGTATTAAAAATTAATAATATTAAATTGATTTTAAAAAGAGGTGTAAGCCTCTTTTTTTAAATTGATATTTGTCTTATTTTGAATATTATTTATCTTTGTAAAAGACATAAAAAATTTTATATATTAAAAAAATAATATTTTTATATTTGATTAATATATGTGGCTTTATAATTAATATGATTTTCTTAAATTTGCTTAAGATATGTCTAAAAACTGCCAAAATGAAAAATTTTAAGGGATATTTTTAAAAAATAAATAATAAAATATTAATTTTATTATGATTCTGTTAATTTAAAAAGTAAAAAATTTAAAATATAGTAAATTTTAAGTTTTCAGACATACTTTAAGAAATAAGAATAATTAAAATAAGATATCATAATTGTGTTAAACGAATTACTGAATGGTACATAATAATTTTTATCTATTTAAAAAATTATATAACTATTTACATAATTAAATGAAAATAAAAATTTAAAATATAAGTAAATATTCAAAAATTGAAAAAATAATATTATAATAAAATAAAATTTAAAAATTAAGATAAGAAAATATATTAAAAACAAAAGGAGACAGAATTGCAGATAATAGGAAGAGGAATGCAATTTTTATTAACAGGAATATGTTTGTTAATAAAAATTATTATAAATGTTTTTTGGAAATTGTATATTTTTGTAATTGGAATATTATTATTTTTTACAGTGTTAATGAATATTAACAGTTGGAAATTATTTTGGGAATTTTTATTTTTAGGATTTCAAGTGCTTGTAGCAGGGTTTCTGACAGATTTTGTAAATAGTTGGACAGGAAAAATTTTTGGTAATATATTAAATGAAGAAGAGGAAGATAAAGATATTTTTGAAAAATATAAGAAACAATTTTTTTATCAAAATAAAAGAAGTGAATATAATTCAGAACAGTCAAATTATTCGAGTTCCGGATATTCAAATTATTCAGGGTATTCTGAATATAAAGAAAATAAATATGAAAATTATTCAAAAGCTCGGGATGATATTGTAAAAAAATATGAAGAATATTTAGAATATTTCGGAATAAATACGAAAATGAAAATAACATTGAAGATAATAAAAAAAGCATATAAAACAAAAATTAAAGAAGTACATCCTGATAAAAATCCTGGAAAAGACACTACCGAAGAAACTGTAAAAGTAAACGAAATAAAAGAATTCCTGGATATAAATTTGGAATATTATTTAATGAAAAGAGGTTTTTAAGTGGTTATAAAAAACTTTAAATATGTAAAATTGGCCTTAATATGTCCTTATATAATAATATTCCTATGGGAAGTATATATTTACTATCTTTATCAAAGTCCTGATTCATCTGTTATGGTAATTCCTTTTGTAGGTTTGTTAATAATGTTTAAAAGATCTTAGGACTTGGAGAGATAATAATGAAAAGAGAACTTTATCGAAGAATAGTCAAATTACCTATTTCCAAATTTAATATAATGAACTGGAATGTTAATAAAAATATCGGGATATCATTTGTTGATTTTGAAGGAAATACATTCTGGTTTTGCGGAACACGGACTGATTTTGAAATGCATATACTTTCATTGAAAAATATATATAGTAGGGAATATAATGATTACATTATATTTAAAGATATAATTAATAATAACAGTTATGTAGTTTATAAGTATACTGAGTAAATAAAAATATTTATCTAATATAAATAAAAAATCTTGATTTTTCAAAAAATAGAGATACAGTTTATTAAGATATAAAAAATATATATAAATATATATCTAAAAAGAAACTTGCTCATAAATTTTGGAAAAATTATTTGAATAATAATTAAAAATGACGGATAAATTATTAATTTGATTAATATTAAAGATAATAATCGAAAATAAAACTGTAAAAATTTAAAATGCTTTTCTATAATTAAAATGGAAAGGTATTTTTTATTATATTATGAAATGTCGATTATAATAAAAAATATTATAACTATTAGTATTGTTTTCTGTTAGAAGTCCTTTCAAAAATATATATTATATGCTGTATTAATTTGATAATGATTAAAATAAAACAAAATAAACAGAAATTTTACAAAAAAATCATAAAATTATATTCCAAAAAAAATATTTTTTTTGAAAAGTTAAAAAATAAAATATATGATATAATAAATAATAATAATATATTTTTTAGAAATTAAAAAAAGTTAAAAAAGTTAATGAAAAAAAACAAACTTTTTTTTGAAAAGTTAAAAAAGTTGGGTATATTTGTTATAGAAGAGGATGATTGAAATGCAGGAAGAAAAAAAAGCAAAAGTCAGGAAGTTGAATAAAACTGATTATCAGATACTTGAGAAGACAATGAAAAATTCCAAAATTTCCAGAACGGACTTATCAGAACAGTTGGAACTTACTCCCGCAGCAATTTCAAAAGCAATAAAAAAACTAATTTCTCATAATCTTATAGAAGAACATCACAATTTAAACTCTACAGGAGGAAGACCAAGAACAGTCTTAAGAATAAACAGAAAATATAAGAAAATTATAGGTATTAATCTGGGAGTAGGATTTATAAGTATAGCAGTTAGTTATCTGAATGGTGAGATACTGCAAATCGGCGAAAGGAAATTTGCTTTTAAAACTCAGGAAAAAGTACTTGATTTATTAGATGAGGAAATATCAAATATTATTGAAAAATTCAGTATAGATTCCATTGCCGGGATAGGTCTTGCAACTCATGGTCTTGTAGATAGGAAAAAAGGAACGGTAATATTTTCCCCGCATTTCAAATGGAGGAAACTGGAAATTCGTAAAAGACTTGAAAACAAGTATAATATTCCGGTTGTAGTTGAAAATGATGTAAGAGCCATGTTGACAGCAGAGCATATGTATGGGCGTGCAGGAAAAATGAAAAATTTTATGCTCTTATATATAAGAAACGGTGTAGGTTCTGCTATTTTCCTAAATGGGAAAATATTTGAAGGAAGCAATTATGGAGCCGGTGAAATAGGGCATTTTATTGTAAAGGAAAATTCGACCGTACAATGTCGATGTGGAAAATATGGCTGTCTGGAAACTGAATATTCGGAGCAGGCACTTATAAACAGGACAATTTGGGAATTGGAAAAAAGAGAAAGCAGGGAAATAAAAGGAAAATTAACTATAGATCATGTGTATACTAAATTTAAAAATAAAGAAGAACCCTATTTTTCCATAGTAAAAGAAGCAGCATATGAAACGGGAAAAGTTGTCGGTAATATTTTGAATGTATTGGATATTAACGATGTAGTAGTTTCAGGAGATACGGTAATGGCTGAAAAACTGTTTCTTGATAATTTTAAAAAAGGTGTGGACAGGATGATACTTGAAGAATTCAATAAAAGAATCAGAATTGTTCCATCGGGACTTAGTGATATGATAGGCATTTATGGGGCGGTATCATTGATTACAAGTAATCTGTTTACAGGAGAAAAGCTCCTTAAAATAAAAAAAGAAAATGAAGTTCCCGAAAGTTTTACAGATATGGAAAAATTTTATTAAACTAAGGTTATAAAAAAAATTATTTTATAGAGGTGAAAAGGATGAAAAAAATTTTATTGGTTATGTTGGGAATGTTTATGTTACTGGCATGCGGAGGAGAGAAAGAAGAAGCGAAAGGAGGTCAAGTAGAGGGAGGTAAGAAAATTAAAATTGGGGTTACTATTTACAAGTATGATGATAATTTTATGGCAACATTGAGAAAAGATCTTGAAGCATTTGCCAAAGAGGACGCCAATGTGGAATTGATTATGAATGATTCTCAAAATAATCAGGCAACACAAAATGAACAGGTAGATACAATGATAGCAAAAGGTGTAAATGTATTGGCAATCAATCTGGTAGATCCTGCAGCGGGACAGACTATAATTGATAAAGCTAAAGCTGCCAATGTACCGGTTATATTTTTTAATAAGGATCCGGGAACTGCTGCATTACAATCATATGAAAAAGCTTATTATGTAGGAACTAAACCTGAAGAATCAGGAGTAATTCAGGGACAGTTAATTGAAAAAAACTGGAAAGCCGATCCGAAAGAAGACCTGAACGGTGATGGAATTATTCAATATGTACTTTTGAAAGGAGAACCCGGACATCCTGATGCTGAAGCAAGAACAACATATGTAATAAAAGAATTAAATGATAAAGGTGTTAAAACAGAAAAATTAAATGAAGATACAGGAATGTGGGATGCAGCTCAGGCAAAAGATAAAATGGACGCATGGCTTTCAGGACCTAATGCTTCAAAAATAGAAGTAGTTATTTCAAATAATGATGGAATGGCACTTGGAGCATTGGAAGCATTGAAAGCTCATCAGAAACAGTTGCCTATTTATGGAGTTGACGCTTTAGCGGAAGCATTGACACTGATTGAATCAGGGGAATTAAAAGGAACTGTGTTGAATGATGGTAAAAATCAGGCTAAAGCAGTTCTTGAGCTGGCAAAAAATTTAGGAAACGGAAAAGATCCTCTTGAAGGAACATCATGGAAATTTGAAGAAAAATCAGTTAGAATCCCTTATGTAGGTGTAGACAAAGACAACTTGGCAGAATTCAAAAAATAATTGGAGTAAATAAAAATTAATGATACCGCTGATGAGCTCTTTGCAGACTTATTTGCGGTATCTTTTTAAAAAGAGGTGAAAAATGAAAAGTTCTGATAAAAAACATGAGTATGTTCTCAGAATGGAAGGTATAAGTAAGGAATTTCCCGGAGTAAAAGCATTGGACAAAGTCAATTTAAAAATAAGACCAAATAGTGTTCATGCATTAATGGGAGAAAACGGAGCGGGGAAGTCTACACTTATGAAATGTTTGTTCGGAATATACAAAAAAGATACAGGGGCAATTTATCTTGAAGGGGAAAAAATAGAGTTCAGAAATTCTAAAGAAGCACTTGAAAAAGGTGTATCAATGGTACATCAAGAATTAAATCAAGTTGTACAAAGAAATGTAATGGACAATATATGGTTAGGAAGATATCCGAAAAAAGGACTATTCATAGATGAAGAAAAAATGTACAAAGATACAAAGGAAATATTTGACAGACTTGAAATAAAGATAGATCCGAGAACTAAGGTAAGCAATCTTTCAGTATCTCAAATGCAGATGCTGGAAATTGCCAAAGCAGTTTCTTATGATTCAAAAGTACTTATACTTGATGAACCGACTTCATCATTGACTGAGAATGAAGTAAAACATCTGTTTCATATAATAAAAAAATTACAGGGAAGTGGTATAGGAATAGTATATATTTCCCATAAAATGGAAGAAATTACTGAAATATGTGATGAGATAACAATATTAAGAGACGGTCAATGGGTTACAACAGAAAAAGTAAAGGATCTTACAACTGATGAGATTATTAACCTTATGGTCGGAAGAGATTTGACAAGCAGATTTCCCGATAAGAACAATATTCCCTCCGATGTAATAATGGAAGTGGAAAATCTGACTGCCAAAAGGAAAAATTCAATTGAAAATGTTTCATTTACTTTGCATAAAGGAGAAATTTTAGGAATAGCCGGACTTGTAGGTTCTAAAAGAACAGATATAGTTGAAACCGTGTTTGGGGTAATGGAAAAAAAATCCGGAATGATAAAAATACACGGTAAGGAAGTGAATATAACCAGTCCGAAAGAAGCTACAAAAAACGGACTTGCACTTATTACCGAAGAAAGACGTTCTACCGGAATATTTTCAATGTTGGACATAAAATTTAATTCAATAATTTCAAATACAAAAAGTTATAAATCGAAAATAGGGTTGCTTGATGACAAAAGAATACAAAAAGATACAGGTTGGGTTATAGAAAGTATGAGAGTGAAGACACCGTCTCAGAAAACTCATATAGGAAGTCTTTCAGGCGGAAATCAGCAGAAAGTAATAATAGGAAGATGGCTTCTGACGGAGCCTGAAATACTTCTTATGGATGAGCCTACAAGGGGGATAGATGTCGGAGCGAAATTTGAAATATACCAGTTAATGGTAAATCTGGCAAAAAAAGATAAAGGAATTATTATGATTTCATCGGAAATGCCGGAACTTCTGGGAGTTACCGACAGAATTTTGGTGATGAGTAATGGTAAAGTGGCGGGAATAGTCAAGACATCTGAAACAACTCAGGAAGAAATATTGAAATTAACGGCAAAGTATTTATAGGAGGAAAAAATGACGGAAAAAATATTGAGCAAGGATAAGAAAAGTATAAATCCAAAAGAAATAATAATGAATGGAGGGATATATCTCGTTTTAGTGTTACTTTTAATTATGATAATAGTAAAAGATCCATCATTTTTAAGTTTGAGAAATTTTCAGAATATTCTTACACAGTCATCGGTAAGAATAATAATAGCATTGGGAGTGGCAGGAATTATAGTAACTCAAGGAACGGACCTTTCAGTAGGAAGACAGGTCGGAATGGCTGCATTGCTTTCAGCTACATTATTACAGGCAGTAACTAATCCGAA encodes the following:
- the recN gene encoding DNA repair protein RecN; translation: MLRELRLNNLAIIKNLDLEFNENLIALTGETGAGKSIILDGISLLIGERNQADMIRTGEESLLAEGVFDLNQNQIKRLNRLGFDIEDNELIISRYFDRNSKSKVIVNGIRMTVSKLKELMGNILDLVGQHEHQFLLNKNFHMNLLDKFLGKEGIELAKKMKENVSDLKKLKNKIEEIETEKEKISEKKDILEFQFNEINNLNLKVNEDNELEAEYKVLFNAGKIGEKLEDSLQRLKEGEYSILNSLGKIKKNFEQLSSISETYTELKEKVESIIYDVEDISYTIEDFTRETQTDDARLEKVVERIDRINKLKLKYGATIEEILTYKDNIAKKLSLINFENDELEQLKKEKKEKTQEYFVYSGKLSGLRKNIAEKLEDTINKQLKDLNMENAQFKVTFSEKRVISSRGTDDVEFMMTTNPGESFKSLSKIASGGEVSRIMLALKTVFSTVDNISVLIFDEIDTGISGETVRKVAEKLKELSKNVQVICVTHSPQIAAKANQQFFIKKQIENNLTETKVYELNTEERIKEIARIISGDNITETSINHAKEIMEL
- a CDS encoding phospholipid phosphatase — translated: MAVEKKQENKKNIMPLILILLWGCVFLLMKSNIIKIYVGTFILTLLYIYLNFNLINIYFLSKRTTFKIYVFMLLDLIYFLRGSFNLFSIMIYLISMTVLVFLIMKDEGKNELSKIYQFAGFYTVLKVIFILMLVFL
- a CDS encoding NAD(+)/NADH kinase gives rise to the protein MEKTSKNSSPEYNKILNKVKKVKIIKNKFVKEELLTEFYIYMKKNKIIEVVDVKNADLIVSFGGDGTILIAAKETIKKDIPILAVNMGTVGYMAEIKPENAVEMLEKYERSQCIIDERAFLEIEYNDNIFYALNELLIIKGGLVSHLINVEVYSNSILVNKYRADGVIVATPTGSTAYSLSAGGSIVHPSLNAVSITPLLPQSLTARPIIVDGKDKLSFKVYTRDNDAHLNIDGSQCFHIKPSDKINAVLSQKRVKIIRTENSDYYNILREKLKWGKTL
- the xerA gene encoding site-specific tyrosine recombinase/integron integrase, translating into MKNNNKIIIDEMKIKQEKETKRENRVERRNSLLIKEFLDYLYFEKGSSKNTVAGYERDLKLFFSYVEKTATDIKEDDIYKYIEEIGKELKRNSVLRKIASIRTFYKFCYLNKIMREDPAGMIKSLKREKRLPEVLSLKEVKMIIDNFNHTAEGIRDRLIIKFLIATGARISEILNLEIKDVENQGYEFIKVLGKGSKYRIIPIYDNLEKEIKDYLLNYRPKLKNIEKNFKLFPNIRRENFWKRLKKASKNAGIEKNVYPHIFRHSVATVLLSNGADIRIVQEILGHSNISTTEIYTHVEKSALKEIYNKIKIGDK
- a CDS encoding DUF1694 domain-containing protein encodes the protein MKSDNNEANVELIKHIEKFKDRVREVKLEKNVFLGEYKERVLGALTREQVKEKGIYPEIEKILENKEAEKMIISREIDFNDIKKYISLAKKKNISYKMIDGLLYTGEIGLVIASSDALSKPLENPVIKTKKEKFEEKKLSEIYYQSMGSKICDFHKEIIDKELPEYKHGYEKIGIMDSLFGTKCPICEKLGGKKRG
- the murA gene encoding UDP-N-acetylglucosamine 1-carboxyvinyltransferase, whose translation is MVDGFKIKGKTPLNGIIKVSGAKNAALPIIIATLVAKGEYTLKNVPNLRDIRILMKLLEDLGMETEKIDDTTYKITNSGFKRNEASYEIVKQMRASFLVMGPMIANLEESVVSLPGGCAIGSRPVDLHLKGFEALGAEITRVHGYIHAKSDKLKGAVIPLGFPSVGATQNLMMAAVKIPGKTIISNAAREPEIVDLGNFLIKMGAKITGLGTTNIEIEGVEELHAVEYSIMPDRIEAGTYVIASLITEGDLKIENINLEDLGVFKSELEAMGVEFQYNGNTLTVIGNLKELKPSKIRTMPHPGFPTDMQPQMMLLQTLINGASSMEETVFENRFMHVPEFNRMGADISIRHGVAMINGGVPLTGAEVMSSDLRAGAALVLAGLVADGETVVNRVYHIDRGYDKLEEKLNAVGAEIKRVKLEI